Proteins found in one Desulfovibrio sp. genomic segment:
- the rfbC gene encoding dTDP-4-dehydrorhamnose 3,5-epimerase — translation MQVSIERTSIDDVIIVKPELYKDDRGFFMEAFRADQYRDLGLPSAFVQFNHSGSVKGTVRGLHFQWEPPMGKLMRVTRGAAFLVAVDIRKGSPTLGKHVAVTLNAEKPHFVWAPAGFARGFAVISDYAEIQYLTTGIYNPQAESGILWNDPALQIQWPVSDPILSGKDTKAQTLLQWLETQESDNFKY, via the coding sequence ATGCAAGTTTCAATAGAGCGCACATCCATAGATGATGTGATCATTGTGAAACCTGAATTGTATAAGGACGATCGTGGTTTTTTTATGGAAGCCTTTAGAGCCGACCAATACAGAGACCTGGGTTTACCTTCGGCCTTTGTGCAGTTTAATCACTCAGGATCGGTAAAAGGCACCGTGCGCGGACTGCATTTTCAATGGGAACCGCCTATGGGAAAATTGATGCGGGTCACACGCGGTGCAGCTTTTTTGGTAGCTGTAGACATCCGTAAGGGCTCACCAACTCTGGGTAAGCATGTGGCGGTAACCCTCAATGCAGAAAAACCCCACTTTGTGTGGGCTCCAGCTGGTTTTGCCCGCGGGTTTGCAGTGATCAGCGACTATGCGGAAATACAGTACCTGACCACGGGTATTTACAATCCTCAAGCGGAATCTGGAATCTTGTGGAATGACCCAGCGTTGCAAATTCAGTGGCCCGTGTCCGACCCAATTCTGTCAGGCAAGGACACTAAGGCGCAAACATTGCTGCAATGGCTTGAGACTCAAGAATCTGACAATTTCAAATATTGA
- a CDS encoding AAA family ATPase: MERSVPYAEFKAWGHRLGLFKTTEQDSSGITTSANSLVLFQPQSGSAAQQSAHITDVGTSQVFSPGCIVLLHGLKDAGKSMFCFAAAKALITGEKLFGLFRSDKTGKIVYVDSETPQALLAERLNQFGLAGEVGQRLFLLSKFDHAVPDYAFSLTDHVFRDKLENTLLERGCRYLLLDNLTSLMDEGRVYQSSVVSGFFQWIEKLQQQHGICTILVHHTQDDANAGTGSAKARGSQEFSIRAHTEVVLIRATEILEKRLGTEAVQQAAACDGLTLGVCFKVCKAACVLQKKTFWLHLPLGASQCRFLGVTGADGHEVACAPGAVKNADLSPDTSAGPDSEEAGLAGLDLSQDEQRVYTYITERKTAQTGAIGILLQCQETKARSILKRLEAIGLIEAFGKGPTAGYKLSTCYAERTAH; encoded by the coding sequence ATGGAGCGTTCTGTTCCGTATGCCGAGTTCAAGGCATGGGGCCACCGATTGGGCCTCTTCAAAACTACAGAGCAGGATTCCAGCGGAATAACTACTTCTGCTAATAGTCTTGTATTATTTCAGCCCCAATCCGGCTCTGCTGCACAGCAATCTGCCCACATCACGGACGTTGGCACTTCGCAGGTTTTTTCACCGGGTTGTATTGTTCTACTGCACGGTTTGAAAGATGCAGGAAAAAGCATGTTTTGCTTTGCTGCAGCCAAGGCGCTTATCACAGGGGAAAAACTGTTTGGCCTTTTCCGTTCTGATAAGACAGGCAAAATTGTGTATGTGGACAGCGAAACGCCACAAGCCCTTCTTGCGGAACGCCTGAATCAGTTTGGTCTTGCTGGGGAAGTGGGGCAGCGTTTGTTCCTGCTCTCGAAGTTTGATCATGCAGTCCCGGACTACGCCTTTTCTCTCACTGACCATGTATTCCGTGACAAGCTGGAAAACACCTTGCTTGAGCGTGGCTGCCGTTACCTTTTGCTGGACAACCTCACTTCGCTGATGGATGAAGGCAGGGTCTACCAAAGCAGTGTGGTCAGCGGATTTTTTCAATGGATTGAAAAACTTCAACAGCAGCACGGCATTTGCACTATTTTGGTACATCATACCCAGGATGATGCCAATGCAGGCACGGGATCAGCCAAGGCGCGCGGCAGTCAGGAGTTTTCCATCCGCGCTCATACGGAAGTTGTTCTGATCCGGGCTACGGAAATCCTTGAGAAAAGACTCGGCACTGAGGCCGTGCAGCAGGCAGCAGCGTGTGATGGCCTGACGCTCGGGGTCTGCTTTAAAGTCTGCAAGGCGGCCTGCGTGTTGCAGAAAAAGACATTCTGGCTGCATTTGCCGTTGGGAGCTTCCCAATGTCGTTTTCTGGGGGTAACCGGGGCAGACGGGCATGAGGTTGCATGCGCTCCTGGCGCTGTGAAGAATGCCGACCTCTCGCCTGATACATCCGCGGGGCCTGACAGCGAAGAGGCTGGCCTGGCTGGTCTTGATCTGTCTCAGGATGAACAAAGGGTGTACACATATATTACGGAGCGTAAAACGGCTCAGACCGGTGCCATCGGCATTCTTTTGCAGTGCCAGGAGACAAAGGCCAGGTCCATTTTGAAAAGGCTTGAAGCTATTGGCCTTATTGAAGCCTTCGGTAAAGGGCCAACAGCAGGCTACAAGCTTTCCACCTGTTATGCGGAACGCACAGCGCACTAA
- a CDS encoding NAD(P)-dependent oxidoreductase — MKILIAGGAGYIGSVLVPLLQERGYHVTVLDFEWFGNHLPSNIPVLKQDVLSITHETLVGFDAAIFLAGLSNDPMAEYSPAQNFVYNAAHPAYLAFMAKRAGVKRFIHGGSCSVYGYTVNELYDEESPAISNYPYGISKLQGEYGCLKLTSTDFSVIAFRQGTVCGYSPRMRLDLVINAMFRSAVQDKKIIVNNPAIWRPILSVRDAATAYIRALESPQEISGIFNIASGNYTVGEIADYVYAGMQEHMGIKASIEVRNVQDFRNYKVSCAKATNLLSFKARFNAADIVQDLAKNYEHFKDFDNPCYYNIRTFESLTKEGKC; from the coding sequence ATGAAAATACTTATTGCTGGCGGCGCAGGGTATATTGGGTCTGTGCTCGTACCGCTGTTACAGGAACGTGGTTATCATGTTACAGTACTTGATTTTGAGTGGTTTGGCAATCATCTTCCCTCCAACATTCCTGTACTCAAACAAGATGTACTTAGCATCACACATGAAACACTTGTCGGATTTGATGCGGCAATATTCCTTGCAGGATTGTCCAATGACCCTATGGCGGAATACTCACCTGCACAAAACTTTGTATACAATGCTGCACACCCTGCATATTTGGCCTTTATGGCAAAGCGTGCTGGTGTAAAGCGCTTTATTCACGGTGGTTCTTGCTCTGTATATGGCTACACAGTTAATGAGTTGTACGATGAAGAATCCCCAGCAATTTCAAATTATCCTTATGGAATATCAAAACTTCAAGGGGAATATGGTTGCCTTAAACTAACTTCTACTGATTTTTCTGTCATTGCATTTCGCCAGGGCACAGTCTGCGGTTACAGCCCAAGAATGCGGCTTGATCTTGTAATCAACGCCATGTTTCGTTCAGCGGTACAGGATAAAAAAATTATTGTGAATAATCCTGCCATCTGGCGCCCTATCCTGTCTGTGCGTGATGCTGCCACCGCATACATACGTGCGTTGGAAAGCCCGCAGGAAATTTCTGGCATTTTCAACATAGCTTCGGGCAACTACACAGTGGGTGAGATTGCCGACTATGTTTATGCGGGCATGCAAGAACATATGGGAATTAAGGCCTCTATCGAGGTGCGCAATGTGCAAGACTTTAGAAACTATAAGGTGAGTTGCGCCAAGGCCACAAACTTGCTGAGTTTTAAAGCGCGGTTTAACGCTGCCGACATAGTGCAAGATCTGGCCAAAAATTATGAACATTTTAAGGATTTTGACAATCCATGTTATTATAATATCCGTACTTTTGAATCACTCACAAAAGAAGGTAAGTGCTGA
- a CDS encoding inovirus-type Gp2 protein: protein MNNINFKSIMHDNGNCLYRPTIGNNMATLLTEYTTSHSKTMVIRFDVTYPKGFKAVEDNSDISALMKLLIQRCSRNGVSSAYFWVREQSLRSNNQHYHCMLLLNGNKTRRYYPYIEAAEEM, encoded by the coding sequence ATGAACAACATAAACTTTAAATCTATCATGCATGATAATGGCAACTGTCTGTATAGGCCAACTATAGGTAATAATATGGCAACACTCCTTACGGAGTACACAACGTCACACAGCAAAACAATGGTTATTCGGTTTGATGTGACCTACCCCAAAGGGTTTAAGGCTGTCGAAGACAATAGCGACATATCAGCTCTCATGAAGTTGTTGATTCAACGGTGTTCACGTAATGGGGTATCTTCAGCGTATTTCTGGGTAAGAGAGCAATCTCTTAGAAGCAACAACCAACACTATCACTGCATGCTCTTGCTCAATGGTAACAAGACTCGCAGATACTATCCCTACATTGAAGCAGCAGAAGAAATGTGA